ATAAAACCTTGTTAATTGCTCTACTTCTGATCCCAAGTCCCAACCATATAAACAATACGAAGGTAAGCAAATGAAATACGCTTGGAGTAAGCATAATGTGTCTTAGATTCCACACGTCATTCCCTGCCATACACACACAACACAGAAACACAACCAATAATAAACATAAGACAAATATATGAAGTATGTGCctatataacatacaaaatcTTTGTCTCAGTTCAGTGTCTAATTACCTTTTTTGAACCTTACGCCGTCGCGTATAATGAGGAGGAGGTCTTGCATGTCCTTCGTCAGATGCCTTAGGCCCAGCATTGTGTCCATGTTTGTGCCCTCCTGTCCCACAAGGAGGTGCCTTTGCTATGTGTTTCGGCCGACCTGCTGCCTCTGCAGGTAACCCAACAGGCTGCTTAACGTGAACATGGGGTGGGTCAATGCCCGAAGAAGGGCCAGTGGATGTACTGTGGGAGGGTGGCTGCGGGTGCATGTCAGGAGGGGTTAGATCAAGACCCAGGTCGAAGGAAGGAATGGGTGACAGCTCAGGAAATGACCGTGGGGTGGGTGGACGGATGTCAGACCCAGGACATGGATGTGGAGTGGGTGAAGGGATGGTGGTGGGGCTAGAGGATGGATGTGGGATGGGTGAGGGGATggtggggctaggggatggatgtgggaTGGGTGAGGGGATggtggggctaggggatggatTTGGGGTGGATGGGTAGGGATCGGGGGTAGGGATAACTCTCGGGGTAGCAACAGACGAACGAGACCCACGTCCGACAAGAGCTCTGCTTGTGCTTGGGCTTTGAGTAAGCGCTGCCGCAGGAGTAGCTGCCTCCTCATTCGGGGCCTCAGGGATAGGAGGTTGTACACGGCCAATCTCCTGCACTGCATTTAGCACATCAGTAATGTCCTTGTGGTCCTCGGTGCCCACTAGGTGACGCCTCAACAAACGGGCATATCCTTCAATCTGACATGAAAAAACAAGGTATATTAGTAATGCAATACCAGGTATATTAGTAATTCAatcgataataaaataaacattggTTTCGAATTGGTTCTGCTAGTAATAATTGCAAGTTATAGAGTAGACAAAAtgctaattaaaaattcaacagATAGAAAAGTTACCATTATAATCAATCTAGCACCGAGGACATTGATGAACCTCCGAGTTACCTTTTTGTACCAACCGAAGTACTCGTGTTGTGGAGGCATATCACCAAGCACTGCCTCACAACGCTGTTGAAGGCGATTACCCCACTCTGTAATATGCGCAGCATGTTTCCGCATCCAATCAACACCAACCTTCCCCCTCAAATCAATGGCATGAAGCGCTGTATCGGTGTCAACATTACGGGGAATTTCTTGGATCATCCCGAATTGACGAACGACACGATCcggtgtatgtttctctactagGTGGAAACATACAAGTGGCACCATTGCCGTCCACACGGCCCTCCCTGCAACGCACCACGGCGGAAGGTCCTCGAATTCAGCTTCATACGGCTGCCACACCACCTACGACAGCCAAAAAACAAGCAACACATTAGGCAACAATGTTTATATGGCAAAGTTCACCAAACCTATATCTTGTTCCTAAACATATTAAATAAGGCATTTTCATACCTGGCCTGGCAACATTGAAGCTATTTGCTCGCGGTACCTATCCAGAAAGATGTGGGCGGGcctgtttttcttgtttgggaccCACAACCACCTACAACCCAGAACAAGGGAGCATATTAACCGATATAATTTAggaaatttgacacaaaattatagTGTATAACCTCTATTTCAAATTGTTTAATATAGACTTAAATAATTCCTAGAAGCTtttaacataaataaattgaagttaCATGACGTGTATGAGGTAGAGACTTACTTCAGGGACAGTGGATCACGAACTGGAGGACCATAAGCATCCACTGGTGGGCCATTAGTGACTGTCGGGCACAAATATGGGAACctggcccatgcccaatactggaccaacAGCAAACACCCACCAATCTGATTAGCTTTCTTATCGCTTGCCCTGCATAACTCTCggtacaaccatgcaaggcaagcactTCCCCAGCTGTACCTTCGTGGGTTGCGAAGGTCTTCCAACTGCTGCACCCACATTAGATGCACCCTATCGCCGGATTTGTCCATGAAGATTGTGTCCCCTAGTAGCgctaggatgtagcatcgtGCGTACTTATGCAACTGATCCTCTGTGGCATTAGGCAGCAATGGATTGGCAACAGCTTCCAAAAGCCGTTGGATGAGAATCCTCTGGCCATGAAGTTCCTTTCTCTGATTATTTACAGGTCGGAAGCCAAGGAATTCGTCACACACATTCTCCCATTCTTTCTGCGTGCTCCCTGTAATGACCTCGCCGTCAACAGGAAGCCCGAGAAGAACCTCCACATCTTGCAATGTGATGGTGACCTCACCATGTGGCATGTGGAAGGTGTGAGTCTCCTGCCGCCATCGCTCCACTAAGGCCTTTATCAGGCCGTGGTCAATCTCTCTACCCGGGGTCCTGAggagtccctccaaaccaaGTGCCTTAATGATGTCAACGACTCGGTCGTCCACCATTGGCTCTCGGTCTGAGAACTCTTCAGTGCGGACACGGCATTTAAGGGACCCTGGATCCTGCACAGAACAAAACCATGGATTAATATATGACAGCAAGTGTGTGTACATTGTATGAATCAAATGCGTGTACATTCGTTAAATATTTAGTGTTGTGCTTTACCTGCCCATTCCAAATAGCTTCTGACCGATGGTTGGCCTGCAACGTCAACACCGACTGGTCAATGGGGCCAGGCTGTGCGTGGTCAATCTGTCCAGTATTTGCAGTAGCCATATTACACAAGAATGATAAGCAATTAGCACGTAATAGacattgaaaacaaaaagaaaaacatagatatatGAATTGGTGCTGCACTTggaatttatttcaatttttacaatGAATCAATCATTCTTAATTAAATGGAAGTTGTTCCTATTATGTTCACTTTCTTGGTAGTGGTTCTTGTATAGGTGAGTATTGGGATTGAGCTATGGAGACATAATAGCAAATATTAGGCGCTTGTTGAATGGTGATTCTATGGAGCCTATGGATCCATGGTATAAATGGTTTAAAGGAACTATTGACAAAACTGCTGCAAAGGAAGGAGGGAATAGCTACATTATTTGTGGAACTATAGAGGAAGTCAATGAGACAACTCTAAGGATAACAGAGCTACCAATCCGTAGATGGACACAAGATTACAAGGAATTCCTGGAATCTATTTCTTCTAGTAATAAAGAATGCAAAGATCCCTTCATTGAGGTAAACCCACCAAGTCCTTGAGAATTATGTTATCCCCCACAATGTGAATTAGATTGTACCCAGTTTCTCATGAAAACTAATGCTGGC
This genomic stretch from Castanea sativa cultivar Marrone di Chiusa Pesio chromosome 1, ASM4071231v1 harbors:
- the LOC142636769 gene encoding serine/threonine-protein phosphatase 7 long form homolog, translating into MATANTGQIDHAQPGPIDQSVLTLQANHRSEAIWNGQDPGSLKCRVRTEEFSDREPMVDDRVVDIIKALGLEGLLRTPGREIDHGLIKALVERWRQETHTFHMPHGEVTITLQDVEVLLGLPVDGEVITGSTQKEWENVCDEFLGFRPVNNQRKELHGQRILIQRLLEAVANPLLPNATEDQLHKYARCYILALLGDTIFMDKSGDRVHLMWVQQLEDLRNPRRYSWGSACLAWLYRELCRASDKKANQIGGCLLLVQYWAWARFPYLCPTVTNGPPVDAYGPPVRDPLSLKWLWVPNKKNRPAHIFLDRYREQIASMLPGQVVWQPYEAEFEDLPPWCVAGRAVWTAMVPLRFMPLI